GATATCCTCGGTATAGTGCACGTGAGTGTGTTTTTCGAAGACCCTCTTCTCTTCTTCCCGGCCTTTGAAGGAGTGGAAAAGCCCCAGAACTACATAGCGTTTATAACCGAGTTAAAACACACGGACAGTTTAACAGCCCTCGGTATACAGAACATAAGCTACATATCACCATTCGTGGATTTAAAACAATTTCCCGAATCCGAAGGGGAGAAGGATATAGAAATAGCTTTCGTGGGACCGGTTGTTGATCCCCAGATAATACTAAACTCCGTTTCCCAGAACTACCCTCAGGAGATTATGCCCTTCTTTATTGAAACCGGAGAGTTTATGTTCAGAAACCCTGAAGTTCACATCCTGACTGCGTTTAATTACGTCTTCGGGCTCTTTAATCCCCAGATGCAGGAACAGTTCAACAAGTGGAGAGAACAGAATCCCTCAGCTTTCATGAGGTTTCTAAACGACATAACCGCTTACACCACTATGAGGAGAAGGATGTACCTCCTTCACTTTTTAGACGGTATGGATGTAAAGATCCTCGGTGATTATCAGGGCAACCTCTTTGAAAACCACGAAGCCATAAAGGTAAGTTCCTACGAGCAACTCCTTAAGTACTACTCACGTTCAAACATAACCGTTTACGTGTCGCCTCAAACCTATCCAACGGGACTCAGCGTTATTCCCTTAGAAATCCTGTACATGGGAAGCCTTCCCTTAATAGACTTCAAAGGGGCTATCCCAGGCTTTTTAAAACCCGGTGAGGAGATAGAAACCTTTGCACCTCTCGACAGGGCTGATCTAGAAGAGAAAATCGTTTTCTACATAGAGGAGAACAGGGAAGGTATAAACGAAATAGTTCAAAGGGGTAAGAAGGCGGTTCAGGAAAGGTTCACCGTAAAAGACAGAGGGGAGTTCGTATACAACGTACTTTCGGATGTTAAGAGACAGTACGAAGCGGCGCAAAAGGGACAGGTCAATTAAATTTCTTTAAGAATTCCTTTATAAACTTAAGGTTTTCCCTTTTTATCC
The genomic region above belongs to Aquifex aeolicus VF5 and contains:
- a CDS encoding glycosyltransferase; the protein is MKIAFLRPGKIGTPANHVYALLDYLREKGAEIREYDLKERDVNDVVKEIEEWKPLFLMDVNATGVIVAERDGKKHILADILGIVHVSVFFEDPLLFFPAFEGVEKPQNYIAFITELKHTDSLTALGIQNISYISPFVDLKQFPESEGEKDIEIAFVGPVVDPQIILNSVSQNYPQEIMPFFIETGEFMFRNPEVHILTAFNYVFGLFNPQMQEQFNKWREQNPSAFMRFLNDITAYTTMRRRMYLLHFLDGMDVKILGDYQGNLFENHEAIKVSSYEQLLKYYSRSNITVYVSPQTYPTGLSVIPLEILYMGSLPLIDFKGAIPGFLKPGEEIETFAPLDRADLEEKIVFYIEENREGINEIVQRGKKAVQERFTVKDRGEFVYNVLSDVKRQYEAAQKGQVN